From Tripterygium wilfordii isolate XIE 37 chromosome 13, ASM1340144v1, whole genome shotgun sequence, the proteins below share one genomic window:
- the LOC120012740 gene encoding protein SWEETIE isoform X1, with protein sequence MARNVARQNIPLSRFGVLVAQLESIVASASQQSPDPLLCFDLLSDLISAIDEEPKESILLWQRKCEDALYSLLTHGARRPVRHLASVAMAKTISKGDSISIYSRASSLQGFLSDGKKSEPQKVAGAAQCLGELYRHFGRRITSGLLETTIIATKLMKFLEDFVRREALLMLQNALEGSSGNAAASAYTEAFRLITKVSIGDKSSVVRIAAARCLKAFAIIGGPGLGMGELDNSASYCVKALEDPLASVRDAFAEALGSLLALALNPEAQVQPRGKGPFPPARKLEGGLQRHLASPFTKASGARSKDIRMGLTLSWVFLLQAVRLKYLHPDNELQNYALLVMEMLHADNSVDAHALACVLYILRVGITDQMTEPTQRSFLVFLGKQLQSFDASPSMKIAALRTLSYTLKTLGEVPLEFKEEFDNTVVASISHPSQLVRIEAALTLRVLAEVDPTCIGGLISYGLTTLNALRESVSFGKGSNLNVDLDSLRGQAIVLAALVSISPKLPLGYPTRLPRSVLDILKKLLTESSRNPAIATIEEEAGWLLLSSLLASMAKEELEDGVFDILSLWAALFSGNPEHEIKQIGDLTSRICVWSAAVDALTTFIRCFVSGDALNYGILLQPVMVYLSRALSYISMIQAKALPNTKPAIDILIIRTLIAYQSLPDPVAYKSDHPQIIQLCTTPYRDASGCEESSCLRFLLDKRDSWLGPWIPGRDWLEDELRAFQGGKDGLMPCVWTNELSSFPQPETINKTVVNQMLLCFGVMFASQDARGMLSLLGIVENCLKSGKKQPWRTASISNICVGLLAGLKALLALHRQPLGMEILNSAQAIFLSILAEGDICASHRRASSEGLGLLARLGNDVFTARMTRLLLGDLTGSTDSCYAGSLALALGCIHRSAGGMALSSLVPATVTSISSLAKSSITGLQIWSLHGLLLTIESAGFSYVSHVQATLGLVMDILLSEEHGFVDLQQGVGRLVNAIVAVLGPELAPGSIFFSRCKAVVAEISSSQETATMLESVRFAQQLVLFAPQAVSVHSHVQTLLSTLSSRQPTLRHLAVSTMRHLIEKDPVSIVDEQIEDNLFHMLDEETDSEIGNLIRTTIMRLLYAACPLCPSHWILICRNMVLAVSSRRNAEISNSENDPSNGPVGSTSFGEDDENMVSTSMGMPVQGYALQSSIVKPNREKHLRYRTRVFAAECLSNLPTAVGNNAGHFDLSLARKRTSNGQPSGDWLVLHLQELISVAYQISTIQFENMRPIGVELLSTIVDKFETVADPELPGHLLLEQYQAQLISAVRTALDVSSGPILLEAGLHLATKIMTSGILGGDQVAVKRIFSLISRPLNEFKDLYYPSFAEWVTSKIKIRLLAAHASLKCYTYAFLRRHHSGVPDEYLALLPLFSRSSSILGKYWISVLKDYSYICLRLNTKKNWNPFLDGIQSPVVSSKLCPSLDAAWPVILQALALDAVPVIGCSKTCVEVTSETSLISGYSMVELEFEDYRFLWGFSLHVLFQAKHPVLNRQIIPLGSAKAIFGGDSPIEETNPPGLKLFEIVLPVFQFFSSKQFFAHGFLTVDNCRELLEIFSYCIFMDHSWNSLVLSILSQVLQNCPEDFFEMENFSYLAVDLCLAYMFKIIRRTDFILEEQPNWEELVSPLFTTAKTLVKRFESKKPKQLKSVALAFMLMGYKCIREASTELCFSKVVDFVKSTSPLLNEIVDGAPEHGSDADPHLRTFFGTCLKVVYGLTKDNIKGIHLLEKKRLESRKLLHMKLAFCLEHIVTFAKLAHEIEFQGDIKGRNPICLSIVRNCTKYIQTVITDSNMQVQAIGLQVLKNMVQRSTNIEDNSFLMFFNGELVGDIFTVMQMMLKKPVCKESVAVAGECLRFLVLLQTQPKDSEGQRGFMNLLLEAILMVFSVSENDLSQEVNDIKSTAIRLVSQLAQIPSSALHFKDALLSMPVTQRQQLQEVIRASVTQDHSSTQTKPVTPFEIKLPMPKDPLPSVNPLAPTEVTTREESPTPSVMQHDSKSMEEDEDDDDWDAFQSFPATANAAGTESKVEGAAERPDLVESPASEISTQDTTFQDYRKSESLENMKDMEEWERQEADEEEATSDSPGAKNENKDPSVFQTGDGNESDKEKEEKVGTRQEIEGQVSRQDNIGISSEPHIVEGTGKAIEVNLVENQKLREESADSNQVSSNDPLKVEDLIEVGVRGQDMKIMESFGSATALPEFSHNEIQQEHENKTGREQHIEDGKDAEQKMMVENTSTIQHSDTIDSTDLPKDQGDGTKLESKSME encoded by the exons GTGCTGCACAATGCTTAGGAGAATTGTATCGGCATTTTGGGAGACGGATCACTTCGGGTTTGCTTGAAACAACAATCATTGCAACAAAACTTATGAAGTTTCTAGAG GATTTTGTGAGACGAGAGGCTCTTCTTATGCTTCAGAATGCTTTGGAAGGGTCTAGTGGAAATGCAGCTGCTTCTGCATATACTGAGGCATTTCGTCTCATCACAAAGGTTTCAATTGGTGATAAATCATCTGTTGTTAGAATAGCTGCTGCACGGTGCTTGAAGGCATTTGCAATTATTGGAGGGCCAGGTTTAGGGATGGGAGAACTTGACAATTCAGCCTCTTACTGTGTTAAG GCCCTCGAGGATCCTCTAGCATCTGTTAGGGATGCATTTGCGGAAGCATTAGGTTCATTGCTTGCTCTTGCGTTGAATCCAGAGGCACAG GTTCAACCAAGGGGAAAAGGTCCTTTTCCACCAGCAAGAAAACTGGAAGGTGGCTTGCAAAGGCACTTAGCTTCGCCTTTTACAAAAG CTAGTGGTGCTCGGTCAAAGGATATACGGATGGGCCTAACACTATCATGGGTATTCCTTTTGCAG GCTGTCCGTCTAAAGTATCTGCATCCAGACAATGAGCTTCAAAACTATGCATTGCTGGTTATGGAAATGCTTCATGCCGATAATTCCGTTGATGCCCATGCACTG GCATGTGTTCTCTATATTCTACGGGTTGGCATTACTGATCAGATGACAGAACCTACTCAAAGgagctttttagtttttttgggaAAGCAG CTTCAATCTTTTGATGCCAGTCCTTCCATGAAAATCGCCGCTTTGCGTACCTTGTCATATACTTTGAAAACACTTGGGGAG GTTCCGCTTGAGTTCAAGGAAGAGTTTGATAACACTGTTGTTGCTTCGATATCTCACCCTTCACAACTT GTACGTATTGAGGCAGCTCTGACATTACGAGTGTTAGCTGAGGTTGATCCCACGTGTATTGGTGGCTTGATTTCTTATGGTTTAACCACTCTAAATGCTTTGAGGGAGAGTGTTTCATTTGGAAAG GGAAGCAACTTGAATGTTGATCTTGATTCCTTGCGTGGGCAAGCTATAGTTTTGGCCGCATTGGTGTCCATTTCACCAAAATTACCTCTTGGCTATCCAACTAG GTTGCCTAGATCAGTGcttgatattttaaaaaaattgctgACTGAATCTAGTCGGAATCCTGCTATTGCAACAATTGAAGAAGAAGCTGGATGGTTACTTTTATCTTCTCTGTTAGCTTCCATGGCCAAGGAG GAGCTTGAAGACGGGGTctttgatattctttctttGTGGGCTGCCCTGTTTAGTGGAAATCCAGAACATGAAATTAAGCAAATAGGAGATTTGACATCTAGGATATG TGTGTGGTCTGCTGCAGTTGATGCACTCACAACATTCATAAGATGCTTTGTTTCTGGTGATGCTCTAAACTATGGCATTTTACTTCAACCAGTGATGGTATACTTGAGTAG GGCATTGTCGTATATATCAATGATACAAGCCAAAGCACTTCCAAATACGAAGCCTGCAATTGACATACTCATCATCAGAACGTTAATTGCTTATCAGTCCCTTCCTGATCCAGTGGCATATAAAAGTGACCATCCCCAGATCATTCAGCTTTGCACCACTCCATACAG GGATGCTTCGGGATGTGAAGAAAGTTCATGCTTGAGGTTCCTGTTAGACAAACGAGATTCATGGCTGGGTCCTTGGATCCCTGGAAG GGACTGGTTAGAGGATGAGCTCCGTGCTTTTCAAGGTGGAAAAGATGGGCTTATGCCCTGTGTATGGACCAATGAGCTTTCTAGTTTCCCTCAG CCGGAGACAATAAACAAGACAGTGGTGAACCAGATGCTCCTTTGTTTCGGGGTCATGTTTGCTTCCCAG GATGCGAGGGGAATGTTGTCACTTCTTGGAATTGTTGAGAATTGCCTGAAGTCTGGGAAGAAGCAACCATGGAGAACAGCTAGTATCTCCAATATTTGTGTGGGATTACTTGCTGGCTTGAAG GCTTTGCTTGCTTTACATCGCCAACCATTGGGAATGGAGATACTAAATTCAGCTCAGGCTATTTTTCTG AGCATACTTGCAGAGGGAGATATCTGTGCATCACATCGTAGAGCATCATCAGAAGGTCTTGGTCTTCTAGCTCGCCTTGGAAATGATGTATTTACTGCCAGAATG ACTCGATTGCTGCTTGGTGACCTCACTGGATCTACAGATTCATGTTATGCGGGGTCTCTTGCCCTTGCACTTGGCTGTATTCATCGCAG TGCAGGAGGAATGGCATTGTCAAGTTTGGTGCCTGCAACTGTGACTTCAATATCTTCATTGGCTAAAAGCTCGATCACTGGTTTACAGATTTGGTCTCTGCATGGGCTGCTTTTGACCATTGAATCTGCTGGCTTCTCTTATGTGTCTCATGTTCAG GCGACACTTGGCCTCGTTATGGACATTCTCTTGTCCGAGGAGCATGGATTCGTTGACCTTCAGCAGGGAGTAGGACGCCTTGTAAATGCAATTGTAGCTGTTCTTGGTCCTGAGCTTGCCCCTGGCAGCATTTTCTTCTCACGCTGCAAG GCAGTTGTTGCAGAGATAAGCTCATCACAGGAAACTGCAACAATGCTCGA GAGTGTCCGTTTCGCACAGCAACTTGTTCTTTTTGCCCCGCAAGCTGTTTCTGTGCACTCCCACGTGCAAACTCTTCTCTCTACTCTGTCCTCAAGACAG CCAACGTTAAGGCATCTTGCAGTCTCCACAATGCGGCATCTCATTGAAAAAGACCCA GTTTCCATTGTTGATGAACAAATTGAAGATAACTTATTCCACATGCTGGATGAGGAAACTGATTCAGA GATTGGAAATCTCATACGCACCACAATCATGCGATTGCTCTATGCAGCATGCCCTTTATGTCCTTCACATTGGATATTGATATGTCGTAACATG GTGCTTGCTGTGTCATCAAGAAGAAATGCTGAAATTAGTAACTCAGAAAATGATCCTTCGAATGGTCCAGTCGGCAGCACTAGTTTTGGAGAAGATGATGAAAATATGGTCTCTACCTCTATGGGCATGCCAGTCCAGGGTTATGCACTTCAATCCTCCATTGTAAAACCTAATAGAGAGAAGCATCTCAGATATCGAACAAGAGTTTTTGCTGCTGA GTGTTTGAGTAATCTACCTACAGCCGTGGGGAACAATGCCGGTCACTTTGATCTCTCTCTAGCAAGGAAAAGAACCTCTAACGGCCAGCCATCTGGAGATTGGCTAGTGCTCCATCTACAAGAATTGATATCGGTTGCCTATCAG ATAAGCACCATCCAGTTTGAAAACATGAGGCCGATTGGTGTGGAACTTCTAAGTACCATTGTTGACAAG TTTGAAACGGTAGCTGACCCTGAGCTTCCTGGGCACCTTCTGCTTGAACAATACCAG GCTCAACTCATATCTGCTGTTCGTACCGCATTAGATGTGTCCTCTGGTCCTATTCTGCTGGAGGCGGGCCTGCACTTGGCAACAAAG ATAATGACAAGTGGAATACTTGGCGGTGATCAAGTTGCAGTGAAACgtatattttcattaatttctcgTCCACTAAATGAATTCAAGGATCTATATTACCCTTCATTTGCCGAGTGGGTCACAAGCAAG ATCAAGATAAGACTTTTGGCTGCACATGCGTCTCTCAAATGTTACACATATGCTTTCTTGAGGAGACATCATAGTGGGGTTCCTGATGAGTATCTTGCACTATTACCACTATTTTCAAGAAGTTCAAGTATTCTGGGGAAGTACTGGATCTCTGTTTTGAAGGACTACAGTTATATTTGCTTGCGCTTGAATACTAAGAAAAAT TGGAATCCATTCCTTGATGGAATCCAGTCACCTGTAGTTTCATCGAAGTTGTGCCCCAGTTTAGATGCAGCATGGCCAGTGATCTTGCAAGCACTTGCTTTGGATGCAGTTCCAGTAATTGGATGCTCCAAAACATGTGTTGAAGTTACATCAGAAACTAGTTTAATATCTGGATACAGCATGGTTGAACTGGAGTTTGAAGATTATCGGTTTCTATGGGGCTTTTCTCTACATGTTCTGTTCCAGGCCAAACATCCTGTCCTTAATAGGCAAATTATACCACTTGGCTCTGCTAAAGCTATATTTGGTGGTGACTCCCCAATTGAAGAAACAAATCCTCCAGGCTTGAAGTTATTTGAAATAGTGTTACCAGTGTTCCAGTTTTTTTCAAGCAAACAATTTTTCGCTCACGGGTTTCTCACTGTAGATAATTGCCGAGAATTGCTGGAG ATTTTCTCGTATTGTATTTTCATGGACCATTCATGGAATAGTCTCGTGTTATCAATTTTATCTCAG GTTCTCCAGAACTGCCCAGAagatttttttgaaatggaaAATTTTTCTTATCTAGCTGTGGATCTTTGTTTGGcttatatgttcaaaattattcGAAG GACTGATTTTATTTTAGAAGAACAACCAAACTGGGAGGAGTTGGTATCTCCGTTGTTTACTACAGCAAAGACACTTGTGAAGCGGTTTGAATCGAAG AAGCCAAAGCAATTGAAGTCGGTGGCATTGGCTTTTATGTTAATGGGTTACAAGTGCATCAGAGAAGCTTCAACTGAGTTATGCTTTTCAAaagttgttgattttgtcaaGTCTACTAGTCCcttattgaatgaaattgttgACG GTGCTCCTGAACATGGTTCAGATGCTGATCCCCATTTGAGAACATTCTTTGGGACTTGTCTGAAAGTAGTTTATGGATTGACCAAGGATAATATCAAGGGAATTCATCTGCTGGAGAAAAAAAGATTGGAGTCACGCAAATTACTACATATGAAGCTTGCATTCTGTCTTGAACATATCGTAACGTTTGCCAAGCTAGCTCATGAAATTGAGTTTCAAGGAGACATCAAAGGCAGAAACCCCATCTGTCTTAGTattgttagaaattgcactaaatatATCCAAACTGTAATTACTGATTCAAATATGCAG GTCCAAGCTATCGGGTTACAAGTTCTTAAAAACATGGTGCAGAGAAGCACAAATATTGAAGACAATAGCTTCCTCATGTTCTTTAATGGAGAACTTGTTGGGGATATTTTCACAGTAATGCAGATGATGTTGAAG AAACCTGTTTGTAAAGAATCTGTAGCAGTTGCTGGTGAATGCTTGAGGTTTTTAGTACTTCTGCAGACACAACCAAAAGATAGTGAAGGTCAGAGAGGATTTATGAATCTACTTCTGGAAGCCATTCTGATGGTCTTCTCGGTGTCAGAAAATGATCTATCTCAG GAAGTTAATGATATAAAGAGTACTGCCATAAGGCTCGTTTCTCAGCTTGCTCAAATTCCATCCTCGGCACTTCACTTCAAAGATGCCCTGTTATCAATGCCTGTGACTCAAAGGCAGCAACTTCAG GAGGTCATTCGTGCTTCGGTAACACAAGATCATAGCTCAACACAGACAAAACCTGTGACACCATTTGAGATAAAGTTACCCATGCCGAAAGATCCTCTACCATCAGTCAATCCATTAGCACCAACAGAGGTAACTACAAGAGAAGAATCTCCAACACCATCCGTAATGCAACATGATAGTAAAAGCATggaagaggatgaagatgatgatgattgggatGCTTTCCAATCTTTTCCTGCCACTGCGAATGCTGCAGGGACCGAGTCAAAAGTGGAAGGAGCTGCAGAAAGACCTGATCTTGTTGAATCACCTGCTTCCGAAATCAGCACCCAGGATACCACATTTCAAGACTACCGCAAATCCGAATCTCTTGAGAACATGAAAGACATGGAAGAGTGGGAGCGTCAAGAGGCTGATGAAGAGGAAGCAACTTCTGATAGCCCAGGTgccaaaaatgaaaataaggaTCCTAGTGTTTTCCAAACAGGTGATGGTAACGAGTCagataaagagaaagaagagaaagtgGGGACAAGGCAAGAAATTGAAGGACAAGTGTCAAGGCAAGATAATATTGGCATCTCCTCTGAACCTCATATTGTTGAAGGTACAGGAAAAGCAATTGAAGTAAATTTAGTGGAAAACCAAAAGCTGAGAGAGGAGAGTGCAGATTCCAATCAAGTATCATCAAATGATCCTCTCAAAGTTGAAGATTTGATCGAAGTAGGTGTGAGGGGACAGGATATGAAGATAATGGAGAGCTTTGGTAGTGCAACTGCTCTTCCAGAATTTTCTCATAATGAAATTCAACAGGAACATGAGAATAAGACTGGCAGAGAACAACATATTGAGGATGGTAAAGATGCTGAACAGAAAATGATGGTTGAAAATACAAGCACTATCCAACACTCAGATACCATTGATAGTACGGATTTACCAAAAGACCAGGGTGATGGCACTAAACTAGAATCCAAGTCCATGGAATA A